The following proteins are co-located in the Parcubacteria group bacterium genome:
- a CDS encoding HAD-IC family P-type ATPase, protein MKKFAQRPYHAMSSSASLLHLQTSEKGLSDFDASGRINAFGKNVLPMQKKMSSMRLFLRQFHNPLIYVVVFAAIASFSIGRAVDAFFILFVVFLNAVVGFVQENKAEKSLEKLHASIKQYVRVIRSGGKKKVLSEDIAVGDVVDLIAGDRISADGRLIVATDFYVNESTLTGEWHDVEKTIDIIANDVVIPDQKNMVFAGTNVTQGHAVYVVTATATDSEIGKISHFVQNTKQARTPLQKKFAHLSTIIGTVIFVAIVAFSILGIWRGQTVEDIFISATALTVSAIPEGLLPAVTIILIFGMRRLARHRALVRKLNASETMGAVTTICTDKTGTLTKGEMGVSHILTGANELLDFDHSSITTHATHRDFTGHIKALTIASVVNDAYVENLQDEFSQSIVHGRPTDRALLMAAVQVGIDVDAFHREYPLIDQEFFRSESKYAVRIHQWGKDKIKIMVLGAPEQVLMMVSFIDVHGVRMPFNSAEGDRLKETFEGLTQRGLRVLACSERVLTNETYHRLSKKERYEAMSLVGFVALKDPLRHDVEESLHIAERAGIRLVVITGDHAVTARSVMAELGHNVSDQGVCLGAEIDHMSDDQLRERVKYTKIFARVLPEHKIRIVRALQNNGEVVAMVGDGINDAPAIKASNVGISIGEGADIAKEVSDIVLLDSSFTTIIKAVEQGRVIYENIRRVLIYLVADDFSEIFIFFVAMLFGWPLPLLPLQVLWINMIEDSFPNIALTTEYDSKNLMNEPPRNPSEPIISTTYKKFMGIVFVVSGLAATFVFWCVREITQDIDMARTATFVLIALDSLVFVYVIRGMRQYIIRRDIFDNKYVNYSVLMSFVLLVAGLYIPIIARFLGTVPLTGELWLAVILITMIEVVIFEASKGILFIRRSRAGS, encoded by the coding sequence ATGAAAAAGTTCGCACAAAGACCGTATCATGCCATGTCGTCCAGTGCGTCATTGTTGCATTTGCAAACATCTGAGAAAGGATTGAGTGACTTTGATGCGTCAGGGAGAATTAATGCTTTCGGGAAAAATGTTCTACCAATGCAAAAAAAAATGTCGTCCATGCGTCTTTTTTTACGGCAGTTCCATAATCCATTGATCTATGTTGTAGTTTTTGCGGCAATTGCTTCTTTTTCTATTGGGCGTGCAGTCGATGCCTTCTTTATTCTTTTTGTTGTATTTTTGAATGCCGTTGTAGGATTCGTGCAAGAAAATAAGGCGGAAAAATCTCTTGAAAAGCTACATGCAAGCATAAAACAGTATGTGCGCGTCATTCGGTCCGGAGGCAAAAAAAAGGTGTTGTCGGAAGACATCGCCGTTGGTGATGTGGTGGATCTCATCGCCGGTGACCGTATTTCTGCAGATGGAAGATTGATTGTAGCGACCGATTTTTACGTCAATGAATCCACATTAACCGGTGAATGGCATGATGTTGAAAAAACAATTGATATCATTGCGAATGACGTGGTTATTCCTGATCAGAAAAATATGGTCTTTGCAGGGACGAATGTTACGCAAGGACATGCTGTATATGTGGTTACGGCCACGGCCACGGATTCTGAGATTGGAAAGATCTCTCATTTTGTGCAAAACACAAAACAAGCAAGAACGCCATTGCAAAAAAAATTTGCACATCTGTCCACAATAATTGGCACAGTGATCTTTGTGGCGATTGTGGCATTTTCTATTCTCGGTATTTGGCGAGGACAGACGGTTGAGGATATATTTATTTCAGCGACAGCACTGACGGTAAGCGCCATCCCGGAGGGTTTACTGCCGGCAGTAACGATCATTTTGATTTTTGGAATGCGACGTTTGGCAAGGCATCGTGCATTGGTACGAAAACTTAATGCGAGTGAAACGATGGGTGCGGTTACAACGATTTGTACGGATAAAACAGGTACACTTACAAAAGGCGAAATGGGTGTGAGTCATATCTTGACAGGTGCAAATGAATTATTGGATTTTGATCATAGCAGTATCACGACGCATGCAACACACAGAGATTTCACGGGACACATTAAGGCGCTAACGATCGCATCTGTCGTCAATGATGCATATGTAGAAAATTTGCAAGATGAGTTTTCGCAGTCGATCGTACATGGTCGTCCCACAGACAGAGCATTGCTCATGGCGGCAGTACAGGTTGGCATTGATGTGGATGCATTTCATCGTGAATACCCGTTGATCGATCAAGAGTTTTTTCGATCCGAGAGCAAATATGCCGTGCGTATCCATCAATGGGGAAAGGATAAAATAAAAATTATGGTACTGGGTGCACCGGAACAAGTGCTTATGATGGTGTCTTTTATCGATGTGCACGGTGTGCGTATGCCGTTCAATTCTGCGGAGGGGGATCGTTTGAAAGAAACATTTGAGGGTCTCACACAAAGAGGTTTGCGCGTTTTGGCGTGTAGTGAGCGTGTTTTGACAAATGAAACATATCATCGATTGTCAAAAAAAGAGAGGTATGAGGCGATGTCTCTCGTTGGTTTTGTCGCATTGAAAGATCCATTGCGTCATGATGTGGAAGAATCGCTTCATATTGCGGAAAGAGCAGGTATTCGCCTAGTCGTGATCACAGGAGATCATGCAGTTACTGCCAGGTCCGTAATGGCAGAATTGGGACATAATGTGTCGGATCAGGGTGTTTGTCTCGGGGCGGAGATCGATCATATGTCTGATGATCAGTTGCGCGAAAGGGTAAAATATACAAAGATCTTTGCGCGCGTTTTGCCGGAACATAAAATCAGGATCGTGCGCGCGTTGCAAAACAATGGAGAAGTAGTTGCAATGGTTGGCGATGGGATCAATGACGCTCCGGCAATCAAAGCGTCAAATGTTGGCATTAGCATCGGAGAGGGTGCGGATATTGCGAAGGAGGTGTCAGATATTGTTCTTTTGGACAGTAGTTTCACAACAATTATCAAAGCAGTCGAACAGGGGCGCGTGATCTACGAAAACATTCGCAGAGTCCTTATTTATCTTGTGGCGGATGATTTTTCAGAAATTTTTATCTTTTTTGTGGCAATGCTTTTTGGGTGGCCACTGCCTCTACTTCCGTTACAGGTTCTTTGGATCAATATGATCGAGGATAGTTTTCCCAATATTGCGTTGACAACGGAGTATGATAGTAAAAATCTGATGAATGAACCGCCACGCAACCCGAGCGAACCGATCATCTCTACCACATACAAAAAATTTATGGGAATTGTGTTTGTCGTCTCTGGATTGGCTGCGACGTTTGTATTTTGGTGTGTACGAGAAATTACACAGGATATTGATATGGCACGTACGGCGACGTTTGTTCTCATTGCTTTGGACTCATTGGTTTTTGTATATGTGATTAGAGGCATGCGACAATATATCATCAGGCGGGATATTTTTGATAATAAATATGTGAATTATTCTGTGCTGATGTCATTTGTGTTACTTGTTGCAGGACTGTATATACCGATCATTGCCCGATTTTTGGGCACAGTACCGCTTACGGGAGAATTGTGGCTTGCTGTCATTTTGATCACTATGATCGAAGTGGTGATTTTTGAGGCGAGTAAGGGCATTTTGTTTATACGTAGATCGCGTGCGGGATCGTAA